The genomic interval ACTGCCACGATACTATGAGGGACGAGCTCGGTACAACGTGACGAAAGTAGTAGAGAGGGGAGATTAGCGGGCTGGGGCGACTTTTTTCTGACACCGGGTGCACCGGCCAAAGAAGTCCACGACATGGTCGAGGACGGCGAATCGTCTGTCCGGCACGCTGACCTGGCAGTCCGCCACACTGGCGACCGAGCCGCAGTCGAGGCAGATCATGTGATGGTGATGGCCGGGGGCGCAGAAGACGTACCGCGTCGTCCGGTTTGTTTGCGGGAACGACCGGCAGAGTCCCGCCTCCGTGAGGGCCGCGATGAGCCGGTACACGGTGGCGCGGCCCGGGTGCAGCCCTGCCTGCTCGGCCGCAGCGCGCAACTCCTCTGGTGTATACCAGCGCCGCGAAGAGGCGAAGAGCCGGAGGAGCCGGCGCCGGACCGGGGTTACGCGGAGGCCCACTTGTCGCAGCCGTGCCCAGACGGCTTCAGGGAGTGTCGATGATGTCGCCATGAGTGCCTCTCATCTGTTCGACTTTCGAAACGATCCGTCCTTGTCATCGTCGGCTCTTGACAACGCCTTTTGCCCCGCCCTATATTTAGGAGACTGAGTCTCGATACCGAATCTCCACAACGGATTATGGGGGAGCCCCTCGATGCTGTCAAGGCGGGCGCACGTGGTGGGGATGATCGTGGTGGTCGGGCTGGGGCTCCTGGGAGCGGCGCGCGCAGCCCCAGCCGCGTCTGTCGCATCGCGCATCATCATCGTCGCGGCAGAGAATTTCTACGGCGACATCGTGGGCCAGATCGGCGGCGACCACGTGGCTGTGACGAGCATCATCACCGACCCCAACGTCGACCCGCATGAGTACGTCATCAACGCGCGGGATGGGGCGGCCGTCGCCAACGCCCGCCTGGTCATCCAAAACGGGATCGGCTACGACGATTTCATGAACCAGTTGATGGCCGCGTCGCCAAATCCACAGCGCAAGGTGATTGTCGTGGCCGAGCTGACCGGCCACAAGAAGGGCGACAATCTGCACCTCTGGTACGATCCCCCGACGATCCCCAAGGTCGCTCAAGCCGTCCTCGAGGCGCTCGTCCAGATCGATCCGGGCAACGCGACCTCCTTTCGCAACTGGTACCGAGCGTTTCAGGCCTCGCTGCTGCCCCTGAATCAGGCGATCGCCAACACCAAGGCGCAATACGGGGGCACCCCGATCGCGTTTACCGAGCCCGTCTTCGGCTACATGGCCGCCGCTCTGGGGTTGAACGTCCTCACTCCCATAGAGTTTCAAAAAGCGATTGAGGAAGGGGAGGATCCGCCGGCTTCCGCGCTGGCCCGGATGGAGGACCAGCTCAAGACACACCAGGTGAAGGTGCTCTTGTACAACACCCAGACGGTCTCCCCCATCACCACCCGGGTCCGGGAGCTGGCGAGACGCGTGGGCGTGCCCGTGGTGGGCGTGTCGGAGACCGAGCCGCCGGGGAAGTCCTTCCAGCAGTGGATGCTCTCCCAATTGGAGGCGTTGCGGGCGGCGCTCGCAGCGAGTAAGTAGTGTCGGACTTCCCTGCGATCAGGCTGGACCACGCACTCTTGCATTTTGGCCACGGGCCGCTGTGGGAGGGTTTGTCGCTGGTGGTGCCGCCCGGGGAGTTTCTCGCTGTGCTGGGCCCCAATGGCACCGGCAAGACCTCGCTCCTCCGCGTCCTGTTGGGTCTCCAGCCGCTCAGCGAGGGGCAGGCAGAGGTGCTTGGACGCGTTCCTCACCGCGGCAACCCGGCGATCGGGTACATTCCCCAGCAACGAGCCTTTGATGCCGATCTGCCACTTCGCGGCCGCGATCTGGTGCGGTTTGGGTTGGACGGGCACCAGTGGGGCTTCACACGAGATTCGAGGGTCGCGCGCCGCCAAGTTGACGAGATTCTGACGCTGCTCGATGCCCGGGCGTTTGCCGACGAACCGATCGGACGGCTCTCGGGCGGAGAGCAGCAGCGTCTTCGGGTCGCACAGGCCCTGATCGGCAGGCCCCGTTTACTGCTCTGCGACGAGCCACTCCTCAGCCTGGACCTGAACTATCAGCAGACGATCGTGCAGTTGCTCTCGGAGTGGAACCGCCAGCGAGGGGTCACCGTTATCTTCGTGACGCACGATGTCAACCCGCTCTTGGCCGTGATCGATCGCGTATTACTGCTCGCCGGTGGTCCATGGGCGGTCGGCGATGTCGACGAGGTGTTGACTTCCGAGACCCTCACCCGTCTCTATAGACGGCCGGTGGAGGTGCTGCGCATCGAGGGGCGGGTCGTGGTCCTGGGCGCTGAACTCGGGGGCCACGAGCCGTTGCCTGGCCATCGGGCGGGCGTCCGATGAGTTCGCTGTGGCACTACGCGTTCGTACAGCACGCGCTGCTCGCCGGGATCATCACCGCCGTCCTGGCGGGTTGCGTCGGGCCGATCGTCACCGCCCGCAATATGTCGTTTGCTGTCCATGGCCTCGCCGAACTCGGCTTCACCGGCGCGGCCGGGGCGGTGCTGCTCGGAGCGTCGCCCATGATCGGGGTGCTGACCGCGACGTTTGCCGCCGCGGCGGCGATCGGGGTCCTTGGAGTTCGTCTGCGCGAACGCGACATCGCGATCGGGAGCGTCCTCGCCTTCGGCACCGGCCTCGGTGTCTTGTTCTTGAGCCTCACCCAGCGCTATGCGACGGAAGCGTTCGGCATCCTCTTCGGGTCGATCCTCGCTGTCACCACGGGGGACATCGTCCGGTCGCTGATCGTCGGAACGGTGGCCATCGCGGTCCTGGCCGTCATCTACCGCCCGTTGCGCTTTGCCAGCGTCGATCCCGAGGTGGCGGAGGCCCGCGGCGTCCCCGTCCGTCTGCTCTCCACGGTATTCCTCTTACTGCTGGCGCTCGCTGTCTCGGAGGCCGTCCAAGTCGTGGGTGTCCTGCTGATCCTGACGCTGCTCATCGTCCCGTCGGCGGCCGCGCAGCGGGTCACGGCCCACCCAGGCTTGGTGGTGGCCTACAGTGTGGGGATCGCGCTCGTTGCCACCATCGGCGGCCTCGCCTGCGCGATCTACACATCCCTTCCGGTCAGCTTCTTCGTCGCGACTCTGAGCTTCGCCGCTTATCTGCTCGCGCGCGCTGTAAGTGTGGGTACGATGAAGATGGCGCGGCGGCCATCTGCAGAAGCGGAAGACGCGGGCCGCGGGTCGTTAACGAGGCCTTCCTCGTCCGAGTCTCATTGAACATGGTGGCGCCGAGAGCGTAGACCGGTCACCTCCGCACTTCCGCGGCGTGGTCGCGTGATCGCCATGCCCTGCATCGTGGGCGGCATCGACCAGCAGCACACGTTGCGGCGGCGCTTGGCTACAGTTTCTAGCGCGCGGCAGCGGTGCGCGGGGCGTTTGCCGTTCACTGCAACGAGCGGTATACTTGCCAAAGGGATGCCTGCGGCGTAAAGGAGACACGGTGCGGCAACCGACCTGCAAGGTGCACGAGGGACACAGCCACCGACATGGCTCGGGCTGCGGCCATGTGACCGTCCAGCACGGTGATCACGTCGATTATCTGCATGATGGACACCTGCATCATCCGCACGGCGACCACTGCGACGACCACGGGGCGATTGCCGTTCGGCTGTAGAAGGCTGTTCCCGCGTGCAACGTCAACGCTCGGGTCGGGACGGTCAAGCCGTCCCGTTTTGCGTTGAGCAGTCAAAGAGGTGAGCGTGTGCGGTTCAGTCGGCGTCGATTGATCACGGCCATGGCCGCAGCCGTTGTGGCAGTCGTGCTGCCGTTCGCTCCCCGCTCCTCGATCGCCGATGCCCAACTCTTCGCGGTTAGCGAAGCGGATGAGATCAAGATCGGGCGTCAGGTCGAGGCCGAGGTCCTTAAGACGTACGGGTTCGTCAACGATCCGGCGAAGACCCGATATGTGAGGGGGATTGCCCTCAAACTCGCGCACGTGTCGGAACGGCCGAACCTCCCATGGACCTACCATATCGTGCAAGATGCCTCCGTGAATGCCTTCGCGGCTCCGGGAGGGTTTGTGTTCGTGACCAAAGGGCTGCTGCCGTTCGTCAAGTCCAGGGACGAGCTGGCATTCGTGCTGGGACACGAGACCACCCACATCGCTCACCGGCATGCCGTCGACCTGGCCCAAAAGCAAATGGAGCTGCAGTTCGGCGCCATCCTGATCACCCAGCTGCTCTTCGGAGGCAGTTTGAGCGCGTATCAACTCTCCCAGGTCGCGAGCGGCCTGCTCGGCGCGAAATACTCTCGCGACAAGGAATATGAGGCGGACCACTACGGTGTGATCTTCGCGAAAAAAGCCGGATTTGACCCTCGAGCCTCCGTGTCTTTTTTCGAGCGCCTCCAAGGGTTGGAGCAGAAGCAGGGCGCGGTCGGCACCGCGTTCGCGAGCCATCCTCCGACACCCGATCGGATCAAGGCCGTCCGGGATGAACTCCGGCAGATGGGCTATCAGATCGCCGCCTCGGTCAAATGAGCCTTCAGGAGTATCGCCGGAAGCGACGCTTTGGCCGGACGCCTGAGCCGGAGGGGCGGCCCGGACCGCCTTCGAAGACGGCGGGGAAGCTCACGTATGTGATCCAAAAGCATCAAGCCAGCCACCTTCATTACGACCTCCGCCTCGAGGCGAACGGCGTGATGCTCTCCTGGGCGGTGCCCAAGGGGCCGTCACTCGATCCATCGGTCAAGCGCCTGGCGATGCGCGTGGAAGACCATCCCGTCGACTACGCCCGCTTCGAGGGTGTGATCCCGGAAGGTGAATATGGAGCGGGGACGGTCATGGTCTGGGACCGCGGGACGTGGGTCCCCGACGACCCGGACGTCGATGCCGCGCTGCGGCGGGGTGAGCTGAAGTTCACGCTGCGCGGGACGAAGCTCAAGGGTTCGTGGGTGCTGGTGCGAACCCGCAGCGGCTACCCGGCGTCCTCGGGCCGCCCTGCCTGGCTGCTGATCAAGCACCGTGACGCCTACGCCTCCGATCGGGACGTTACAGTCTCCAGGCCCAACTCGGTGGTTTCCCGGAGGACGCTCGCGGGAATCGCCGGGGCCGCGTCGGGGGATGCGGCCGGGCGAGCCGGAGGGTCTGCCACCGCCGCGATCGTTCGCCGCCCAGCGCCGCGGCGTCGCGCGCCCGCGTCGCGAAGAGGGCAGCGCCGTTGAACGACCGCGTCCCGTTCCGCGTTCACCCGATGCTGGCCACCCTCGTCAAGGAACCCGTTCACCGGCCAGGCTGGGTCTATGAGGAGAAGTACGATGGCGACCGGATCCTGGCATACAAGGAAGGCGCCGCCGTCCGGCTCGTGTCGAGGAACGCGAAGGACCGTACCGCGACGTTCCCAGAGATCGCCGCCGTGATCGGAGGGTTGCCCTCCACCACCCTGCTCTTGGACGGGGAGGTCGTGGCCTTCGATGGGGGCGGCATTTCCCGTTTCCAGCTGCTGCAGCAGGGCCGGATCGAGCCGCACTACGCGATCTTCGATTGCCTCTACCTAGACGGCCGTGACCTGCGCCGCGAGCCGCTCACCGTCCGCCGGAAGTCACTGGAGTCGGCCATCAACAAGAACGAGCGCCTCCTCCTGGCGCGACGCCTGGACAAAGATGGGCTCGCCGCCTACCGCACCGCGAAACGGAAGGGCTACGAAGGGCTGGTGGCCAAGGATCTCTCCTCGCCCTACATCGAGAAGCGTTCGACGAAGTGGCTGAAGGTCAAAGTGCACCAGGAGGACGAGTTTGTGGTCGTGGGCTATACCGCACCAGGGGGCCACCGCAGCCATTTTGGCGCGTTGCTGCTCGGCGCATACGACCACGGGGTTCTTCGCTACGTGGGGAAGGTCGGGACGGGGTTCAGCGAGAGCCGACTGGCATCGCTCTCTCGCAGTTTCCGGCCATTGGTGCGAAAGACGTCTCCGCTCGTCGACCCCCCGCGCGAGCGCGGGGTCACGTACCTGGCGCCCCGCCTTGTCGCCCAGATCGCCTTTGAGGAGTGGACGGCGGACCGAAAGCTGCGGCAGCCCGTCTTTCTCGGGCTCCGAGACGACAAGCGGCCATCGGAGGTCGCCATGCCGGGAGCCACGCCGTGACCCGGCGGCCGGCGGAACGGGCTGCGACGCAACACCTGGCCGTCACCGTGACGCATCCCGATAAGTTCTTCTGGCCCACCGAGGGGTACACCAAACTCGACCTGGCCCATTTCTACAACGCGATCTTTCCCTCTCTCGCTCCCTTCGTGAAAGACCGGCTGCTCACCCTCGAGCGCTGCCCGGACGGGATGCGCGGGGAGTGCTTCTACCAACGCGAGGCGCCGCGGGGGATGCCGCCGCGCACCCCGACGAAGCGGGTCCGTGACGCGAAAGGATCGACGAATTACGTCGTGGGGGGGAGCCGCGCCACACAACTGACGCTCGTCAACCTCGGCTGCATCGCCGTCCATGTCTGGGGCAGCCGGGCGGGGGCCCCTCGCCGGCCCGATTGGGTCTGCTTCGATCTCGATCCGTCGTCGGGCGCGTTCGCCGATGCGGCCCGCGCCGGGCTGCTGGTCAAAGACGCTCTGGACTCGCTCGGGGTCGCCTCGTTTCCTAAGACATCAGGGAGTAGGGGACTGCACGTGTTCGTTCCCATCCGGGTCGGGCCGGACGTCAGCGAGGTGCTCGGATTCGCCGAGGCGTTTGTCAGCCGGCTGGCTGCAGCCCACCCGAAGGACCTGACCGTCGACGCTCACATCGCCGCACGCCGGGGCCGGGTCTATCTCGATCCGTACAGGAATGGGTTCGCCCAGACGGTCGCCGCGCCGTTCTCGGTCCGCCGGCGGCCCAAGGCACCCGTGTCGACGCCGCTCGCGTGGGCGGAGGTGTCGCCGAGACTCGTGCCGTCGGATTTCAATCTGGGCAACTTCGTCGGACGCCGGCAGGGACACACCCCCTGGCAGGACTTCTTCCGGCGACGCCAGTCCCTCGCGGCGGCGATGAAGGCGGTCCGGCGTTTGTAGGTCACCCCGAGAACGTCACGGAGGCAGCGGACCCCATGATCCTTGTGCTGTCGCCCCCCCTTTTTAATGTGCGGCCCCCTGGACCGCGTGCGCGACTTGAATCGCGACGAGGGCCATCATGACGATCACGTAGAAACGCAGGCCCCACAAGAGCACACGGACGCCGCCTGACAGTTGCCGTTGACCAAAGCCGGGGCGTTCCTTAGCGGCGACCAGCTGATCGGCCTCCAGCACCGAGAGCACCGTGTCCGGTCGAAGATCCAGGTGCACAACATCTGAGGGTTCGGCTGGGGCCGTCGCCTCGGCACGGTGGATGGTGGCGCCCGGGGTATCGTGTTCTGGTTTCATCTCCATCACCTCCATGTATGGCTGCGCGAATGCCGAATCTGCGCCGAGACGAACACATCCTACCCGCCGCCCAGGAGCTTGGGAAACACGGTGACCAGCCCGTACCCCAACCCCGCCAAGACCAGCAACGCCGTCACGATCACGATGGCAATATTCGCCCACCGTCCGTTGGTATACTCACCCATGACCACGGGATCATTGACCAGGAGGACCAGGAAGACCAGCGCGGGGGGCATCGCCAGGACCGCGATGACGTTGACGATTAACACGATGTAGGTGAGGGGCGCATTAGGTATCAACACGAGCGCCGCCGCGGCAAGGGCGGACGCGAGTAGCACGCCGTAGAATGACCACCCCTCCCACAGCGGCCGGTTGAGGCTATGCGGCTTATGCAGGACTTCGCCGAAGGCGTACGCGGATGACGTGGAGATGGTGATGGCGGCGACGAGGCCTGCTTCGAAGATCCCCAGGGCAAAAAGAGTGGCGCCGACGCGCCCGATGAGGGGTTGCAACGCCTGGGCGAACTGCGCCGCCTGGAAGTCGCTCGCTTTGATGCCATGCGCGAATAACGGCGCCGTCGCGACGATGGTGGCGATCCCAAAGGTCGCGGCGAGGAGCGTTCCCAGCATCGTGTCCGTCCGGCCCGCCCGAATGTCGCGCGGCTGCAGACCTTTGTCGACCACGGCACTCTGTTGGAAAAACAGCATCCAGGGAGTCACGGTTGCTCCGATATCGGCCATGATGAGCAGCATCACATCGGGCTTCAGGAGACCGCCAGCCGGGACCGGGGACCACGTGAGAAACGAGCGGCCGATCATGCCCCATTGCGGATGGGCGAGGAGAGCCGCCGGTACGAACAGGCCGTTGAACACCGCCAACCCCAGCGTGATGCGCTCCCAGGTCCAGTAGCGGTGTGTGAGGATCACGCCGAATACGATGAGCATTGCGCCACCGACGGCAATCAGCGGGGGGACGCCGAAGAAGCTGAGGCCGGCACGAACCCCGATGAATTCCGTCACCAGCGTGAGGAAGTTGCCGATGACCAGGTCGCCCATCGCGAAGCGCCCCCAGAACCGCCCGAAGCGGTCGAAGATGAGTTCGGCATGCCCGCGGTGCGTCACTGCGCCAAGTCGCACCGTCATTTCCTGCACCACGAACCCCGCTAGGAACGTGACCAGGACAAACGGCACAAAAAACCCGATGCCGTATTGGGCGCCCGTGGCGGCGTAGGACAACATGCTCGGCGCGTCGTTTTCGCCAAGAAACACCAGCACCCCGGGTCCGATGAGGAACCAGAGCGGCAGGAGCCGCCGTGCGAGAGGCGTCCCCGCGCGTCCGGCTCGTCGCGCGCGTTCTACCGCAAGGCGGTCCCGGGCCCGGTCGACATCCTCGTGGGTAATCCCGCTTGAAACCTCACTCCCGGCCAGTTCGGGCCGTGGGGCACCGGACGCGACCTGCGCCGGCAGAGATTCAGACCGTCCCTCCATCATCGCCTCCTGATAGGTTTAAGACTTTGTCGGCACGCTCAGCCATTGGATGTACACTCCCTCACACAGGGCGCGGGGCAGGTTCAATTGACGTCCGTCCACCTCGACCTGACAGTCGCCGTGGCGGCGCGCCACCACCTTGAGCACCACACCCGGCAGCACGCCGAGTTTGGCCAGCCGACGTAACAACGCAGGGCTTCGGTCGCTCACCCGAACCACCACCCCCGTCTCGCCGGGTGAGAGCTTCTCCAGTTGCGGGTATCGGATGTCACGCATGGTCCCATCCGCGGAGGGAATGGGATCACCATGCGGGTCCTGCGTCGGATTTCCCAAGGTCGTAGCGATGCGGGCCTCCACGTCCTCCGAAAGCACGTGCTCCATCCTCTCCGCCTCGCTATCGACTTTGTCGAGGCTCACCCCCAGGTGCTGCGCGAGGTACAATTCAATCAGCCGATGGTGCCGGATGATTTCGAGCGCAATGCGCTGGCCGGCCGGCGTAAGCGCGAAGCCGTGATAGCGAGCATAGGTGACCAGCCGAAGGCGGGCGAGGCGCTTGATCATGTTCGTGGCTGAGGCCGCCGACACGCCTAGCCGCTCGGCGATTTCCGAGGTTGACACGGTGCCCCGATCCTGCTGGAGCTTGTAGATCGCCTTCAAATAGTCTTGCATGACGCCGGTAATGACCGACATTGGATTTCCCCAGGGGCGCAAATTTCCTTCTAGCTGGCTAACGTATATTAGTGCCATCTAAAAATAACGGGAGGAACCGGCGGTGTCAACTGCCGATGCAGCTATCTGGTGGGGTGTGAGACGATCGGTCAGGCCTGCAGGACACCCGAGGCTCTGGTGTGTGCGAGGAAGGCCTCAACGACCTTGGGGTCAAACTGTGTTCCGCTTCCGCGCTCTATCTCCGCGATCGATTTTTCGATCGGCCACGCTTTTCGGTAGGCGCGCACGCCCAGCTGCGCATCAAAGGCATCGGCGATCGCCACGATGCGTCCTGCGATCGGGATCGCCTCACCCTTGAGGCCGTTCGGATACCCGGTCCCGTCCCATCGCTCATGATGGGTGAGGGCAATCTCCTCCGCGCACTTGAGGAGTGGAGACACTCCCTCGGCGAGGATCCTCGCCCCGATCGTCGTGTGCGTCTTGATGATCTCAAACTCCTCGGGCGTCAACTGACCTGATTTGAGCAGGATCTGATCGGGGATCCCAATCTTGCCCACATCGTGCAGCGGGGCCGCGTAGCGGATCAACTCCACTGTGTGCGTGGGGAGCCGCAACGTCTTGGCCAGCACCGCGGAAATCTGGCCGACCCGCATGGCGTGCTTGCCTGAGGGATCCTCGCGAAATTCGGCGACCAGCGCCAACCGCGCGAGGACCTCGAGATGGGCCAGTTCCACGTCCCTGATGTGGTTGTGTTCGCGCATGCCACGCCTCCGCCGTTTCGTCTCGTTCGTGCCCCTTTGCCGGCCGCGCTAGACATCCATCATCCGCGCGGCCCTGCGTCGCTTGACGCCGCGTGCTATAGTGGGCACCGATGATCGTGGTGATGGGTCCCCGGCATACGCCGGCCGAACGAGCGGCGGTGGTTCGCGAGATCGAAGGCGCGGGCCTTCGCGTGCACATGTCCGAGGGTGTCGAGCGAACCGTGATCGGGGTCGTCGGCGACAGCCACACGAAGGAACTGCTCCACGAGAGCTTGGAGGCGATGCTGGGGGTCGAGCGGGTGGTCCGCATCCTGCAGCCGTACAAGCTCGTGAACCGCGAGTTCCACGCCGGGCAAGACTCCACGGTCCGGGTTCGCGACGTGACGATCGGCGGCGGCCGGGTGGTCGTGATCGCGGGACCGTGCTCCGTTGAGAGCCGGCAGCAGGTCGCCGCCACCGCCCGCGCCGTGCGGGCGGCCGGGGCGCACCTCTTGCGCGGCGGCGCGTTCAAGCCGCGAACGTCCCCCTACTCCTTTCAGGGGCTGGAGGAGCTGGCGCTACAGGCCCTGGCCGAGGCGCGCGAAGAAACCGGTTTGCCCGTCGTCACCGAGGCGATGGACGCGCGTCAGCTCGAACTCGTCATCAAATACGCGGACATGGTGCAGATCGGGGCGCGCAACATGCAGAACTACACCTTGCTCCGGGACGCCGGTCGCGCGGGCCACCCGGTGCTCCTCAAACGCGGGCCGAGCGCGACGATCGAAGAACTCTTGCTCGCCGCGGAGTACATCATGTCCGAGGGGAATGCCAACGTCGTGCTGTGCGAGCGCGGCATCCGTACCTTCGAGACCTCGACGCGGTTTACGCTCGATCTGGCCGCGGTACCCGTGCTGAAGGGCCTAAGCCACCTCCCGGTGGTCGTGGATCCGTGCCACAGCTCGGGGAAGTGGAAGCTCGTCGCCCCGATGGCACGAGCGGCGGTGGCCGCGGGCGCGGATGGTCTCTTAGTGGAGGTGCATCCCGAGCCGGATCAAGCCCTCAGTGACGGGCCGCAGCAGTTGACCCCACAACACTTCACCGCCCTGATGGCGGAGGTGAGCGCCGTGGCGCTCGCGATCGGCAAGCGCGTCTAGTCCTGGGCGTTGCGCATCATTCCGGCGCCCGCGCGGTCAATGCGTTCCAGGAGAGTTCGAGCGCTTGAAAGCTCTTGTAGATCAGGTAGATCTGGTTCCACATGCCATCAAAGGCCGCCTTGGCCGCGGCGGGGTCACCGGCCGTGAGCGCCCGCTTGAGCCCCACCGCCCCCGCTTCCTGTGCCGCCGCGTTCGTCGCCGCGGCATCAGCCAGGGCCTTGGCCGCGGCGACGTGTCGGCCGGCCAGCACCTCGGTGGAGTCGCGCAGCCCGCGTTGCTCGGCGCGCTCTGCCACAGTCGCCGTGCCGTACCGCGGCGGGAGTTTGTTGCCGTGCTCGTCCCACAGGGTGTGCGTCGGTTCTAGGTGAGGCGTCACCGAGAGGTAGAGCGTCATCGGCGTGGCTCCAACCACGCGAACCTGGTGCATCTGGTCGGCCCGGGCGAAACACATCTGGCCGGGGCCGAGGACGGCCCGGTCGCCGTCGATCTCGAATTCGGCCTGGCCCTCGAGCACAAGAAACACCTCGTGGCCCAGGTCGTGGCTGTGCCGGGTGGCCACCGTGCCCGGCTCCATCCGCATGAAGCGCGACCGGATCTCCGGAGTGATGACCACATTGCGGACGGCGGTCCGGTAATCGTAGACGTCGAACGGCACGGCGGTCCCTCCCGGCGACTTACGTGTTGGGGTACGCCCGCACGATGTCTCGGACCAGCGCGATATCATGAACGGCGCTCCGCCCATCGGCGATCGGGGTCTTGCCGTCGCGCACGCACGCCCGGAAGTGCTGGAGTTCCAGTTTGAACGGGTTGTCGTGCCAGGAACGCTCCCTCTTCCAGGGCGTGCGGTCGGCGTCCATCCCATGAATGGTGACGGTCGAAGGGAGGCCCCGGGAGAAGCCGGTCGGGAAGGAGACCAACACGCGCTCCCGAGAGCCGTATACTTCGAGCGTTTCCCGAAACTCCCAGAGCTCCGGCAGGTCGACCCAGGTGCAGACCGCCCGCCGCTCATCGGGGTATTCCAGCACGGTGGAGATCCCGCGCCCCTCGGCCCAGATCTCGGTGCTGCGCACGCGCGCCGGCGGGCCAAAGAGGCCGTGCAGGTTGCCGAGATCGTGGATCATGCTGCCGAGGATCGTGGAGTAGGCTCGAAAGAGCGCCGGCGGCACCCGCTCGGGATCGGAGAACCCGAGGGCCTCGGCGACTCCGCGCCGGTATTCGGCGGCCGTCGCCTCACGCATCGCGGCCGGAATGTCGTCGAAGCGGTGCACCCTAAACTCCGCCGTGTGCAGGCTGTTGTCCGGGTGGAGGTGGTTCACTTGAATGAAGCGGACGTCGGTCATCTCCCGGACCCGCGCTTGGGCATACTGGTAGGTCGGGTCGTGCCGTTTCATGTACCCGACCATGAGGATACGCTCGGCCTTCTCCGCCGCGGCGACCATCGCCTCAGCCTCGGCCACCGTCGTGCACATCGGTTTTTCGACGAAGACGTGCTTGCCGGCGCGGGCCGCGGCGATGCTGGGTGCGGCGTGCGACCCAGACGGACATACGATCACGGCCTCGACGTCGCCGCGGACGAGGTCTCGGTAGTCGACGAACCGCCGCTCGGGCGGAACGCCGTATTCCTCCCCCACGGTGGCGAGCAAGGTCGGGGAGAGATCGCACAACCCCGCAATCACGAACTCGTCGCTGAGCTCCCGGAGGTGGGGGAGGTGTTGGATCTGAGCGATCGCCCCGCAGCCGATGATGCCGATCTTGAGTGTGTTCAACTGATCGCCCTCCTGAGTTTGGGATCCATAAAATCTCTGAGCGAGTCCCCGAAGAGGTTGGCGGCCATGATCGTGAGCGTGATGGCCACCCCAGGGAAGATCACCATCCACCATGGCGGTTTGAACGCTTCGGCCAGCACGCCGCCGAGCATGTTCCCCCAACTCGGCGCCGGCGGCGGCACCCCGACCCCAAGGAAGCTGAGCGCCGACTCGGCGAAGATGGCCGTCCCCAGATTCAGGCTGACGATCACGAGCAGGGGCGCCACACACTGGGGAGCGATGTGACGGGGGATGATGCGGATCGGCGCCGCCCCGATCGCCCGGGCGGCGTCGACGTAGGCCGACTCCCTGATCGAGAGGACCACCGAGCGGATCACGCGGGTCGATAGCGGAACACGAGTCACGGCGATGGCGACGATGACGGTGTGGAGCCCGGAGCCGAGGCCCGTCAGCAGCAGCATCGCCAGGATGAGCGCGGGGAACGAGAGCAGCACCTCGAGGACCCGCTGGCTGATCATGTCGAATCGACGGCCCAGGTAGCCGGAGGTGAGACCCCAGACGAAGCCGACGCTGTCGCCGAGGAGCACCGAGCTCGCGGCGACCAGCAGCGTGATG from bacterium carries:
- the ligD gene encoding non-homologous end-joining DNA ligase yields the protein MNDRVPFRVHPMLATLVKEPVHRPGWVYEEKYDGDRILAYKEGAAVRLVSRNAKDRTATFPEIAAVIGGLPSTTLLLDGEVVAFDGGGISRFQLLQQGRIEPHYAIFDCLYLDGRDLRREPLTVRRKSLESAINKNERLLLARRLDKDGLAAYRTAKRKGYEGLVAKDLSSPYIEKRSTKWLKVKVHQEDEFVVVGYTAPGGHRSHFGALLLGAYDHGVLRYVGKVGTGFSESRLASLSRSFRPLVRKTSPLVDPPRERGVTYLAPRLVAQIAFEEWTADRKLRQPVFLGLRDDKRPSEVAMPGATP
- the ligD gene encoding non-homologous end-joining DNA ligase, with translation MTRRPAERAATQHLAVTVTHPDKFFWPTEGYTKLDLAHFYNAIFPSLAPFVKDRLLTLERCPDGMRGECFYQREAPRGMPPRTPTKRVRDAKGSTNYVVGGSRATQLTLVNLGCIAVHVWGSRAGAPRRPDWVCFDLDPSSGAFADAARAGLLVKDALDSLGVASFPKTSGSRGLHVFVPIRVGPDVSEVLGFAEAFVSRLAAAHPKDLTVDAHIAARRGRVYLDPYRNGFAQTVAAPFSVRRRPKAPVSTPLAWAEVSPRLVPSDFNLGNFVGRRQGHTPWQDFFRRRQSLAAAMKAVRRL
- a CDS encoding divalent metal cation transporter, with protein sequence MEGRSESLPAQVASGAPRPELAGSEVSSGITHEDVDRARDRLAVERARRAGRAGTPLARRLLPLWFLIGPGVLVFLGENDAPSMLSYAATGAQYGIGFFVPFVLVTFLAGFVVQEMTVRLGAVTHRGHAELIFDRFGRFWGRFAMGDLVIGNFLTLVTEFIGVRAGLSFFGVPPLIAVGGAMLIVFGVILTHRYWTWERITLGLAVFNGLFVPAALLAHPQWGMIGRSFLTWSPVPAGGLLKPDVMLLIMADIGATVTPWMLFFQQSAVVDKGLQPRDIRAGRTDTMLGTLLAATFGIATIVATAPLFAHGIKASDFQAAQFAQALQPLIGRVGATLFALGIFEAGLVAAITISTSSAYAFGEVLHKPHSLNRPLWEGWSFYGVLLASALAAAALVLIPNAPLTYIVLIVNVIAVLAMPPALVFLVLLVNDPVVMGEYTNGRWANIAIVIVTALLVLAGLGYGLVTVFPKLLGGG
- a CDS encoding metal-dependent transcriptional regulator, with the protein product MSVITGVMQDYLKAIYKLQQDRGTVSTSEIAERLGVSAASATNMIKRLARLRLVTYARYHGFALTPAGQRIALEIIRHHRLIELYLAQHLGVSLDKVDSEAERMEHVLSEDVEARIATTLGNPTQDPHGDPIPSADGTMRDIRYPQLEKLSPGETGVVVRVSDRSPALLRRLAKLGVLPGVVLKVVARRHGDCQVEVDGRQLNLPRALCEGVYIQWLSVPTKS
- a CDS encoding HD domain-containing phosphohydrolase yields the protein MREHNHIRDVELAHLEVLARLALVAEFREDPSGKHAMRVGQISAVLAKTLRLPTHTVELIRYAAPLHDVGKIGIPDQILLKSGQLTPEEFEIIKTHTTIGARILAEGVSPLLKCAEEIALTHHERWDGTGYPNGLKGEAIPIAGRIVAIADAFDAQLGVRAYRKAWPIEKSIAEIERGSGTQFDPKVVEAFLAHTRASGVLQA
- the aroF gene encoding 3-deoxy-7-phosphoheptulonate synthase; this encodes MIVVMGPRHTPAERAAVVREIEGAGLRVHMSEGVERTVIGVVGDSHTKELLHESLEAMLGVERVVRILQPYKLVNREFHAGQDSTVRVRDVTIGGGRVVVIAGPCSVESRQQVAATARAVRAAGAHLLRGGAFKPRTSPYSFQGLEELALQALAEAREETGLPVVTEAMDARQLELVIKYADMVQIGARNMQNYTLLRDAGRAGHPVLLKRGPSATIEELLLAAEYIMSEGNANVVLCERGIRTFETSTRFTLDLAAVPVLKGLSHLPVVVDPCHSSGKWKLVAPMARAAVAAGADGLLVEVHPEPDQALSDGPQQLTPQHFTALMAEVSAVALAIGKRV